A portion of the Pseudomonas koreensis genome contains these proteins:
- a CDS encoding TonB-dependent siderophore receptor: MKSRAKSGSVKQWLGMSALSFSALAALPVSVALAAEAVSNQAQQYNFSLAAKPLPQALSDFSRVTGQSVVYTDEAPYGLNAPAVNGQMSAEQALQRLLGNSGLSFRRTDSHTLALEPAPTEGALNLGATTITSTRDESLSYQPPETSSVMRSSASLQEIPQTVNVIPAQVIRDQAPRNLDDALANVSGITQGNTLGSTQDSVMTRGFGDNRNGSIMRDGMPLVQGRGMNATVDRVEVLKGPASLLYGIQDPGGVVNLVSKKPELTQYNALTLRGSTYGDGKNGSGGAFDSTGALGDSGFAYRMIVDHEDEDYWRNFGTHRESLFAPSLAWYGERTKLLFAYEHREFLTPFDRGTLIDPRTNHPLDISRKERLDEPFNDMEGRSDLYHFEADHELNDDWKAHFGYSWNRETYDASQVRVTAINTRNGTLTRSMDGTRNAISTDRFTTASLEGKVNVLGMQHDLVFGVDDEYRKIYREDLIRQKSLSTFSYLNPVYGREVMGTTVSAPDSAQTDKLRSDSLFLQDSIHLNEQWILVAGGRFQEYDQYAGKGVPFKANTDSNGQKWVPRAGLVYRYTDALSFYGSYTESFKPNSTIAPLSGSSTVLDGSIAPEEAKSWELGARLDMPGSITGNIALFDIKKRNVLVANSEGPTTIYSAAGEVRSRGLEVDVSGQLSEHWNLIGSYAYTDAEVTEDPDYKGKRLQNVAKNSGSLSAVYDFGNVFGGDQLRVGAGARYVGERAGNAVNDFDLPSYTVADAFATYDTMVEGQRVKFQLNVKNLFDRTYYTSSASRFFVSIGDSRQVSLSSTLEF, encoded by the coding sequence ATGAAGTCCAGGGCAAAATCCGGTTCGGTCAAACAGTGGTTGGGCATGTCGGCGTTGAGTTTTTCCGCGCTGGCAGCGTTGCCGGTGAGTGTGGCGCTGGCCGCTGAAGCGGTGAGCAATCAGGCGCAGCAGTACAATTTTTCCCTCGCCGCGAAACCGTTGCCGCAAGCCCTGAGCGATTTCAGCCGCGTGACCGGGCAAAGCGTGGTCTACACCGACGAAGCGCCGTACGGCCTCAATGCTCCGGCCGTCAACGGCCAGATGAGCGCCGAGCAGGCCCTGCAACGCCTGCTCGGCAATTCCGGCCTGAGCTTCCGCCGCACTGACAGCCACACCCTCGCGCTTGAGCCGGCGCCGACCGAAGGTGCGCTCAATCTCGGCGCTACAACGATCACCTCGACGCGCGATGAATCGCTGAGTTATCAGCCGCCAGAAACCAGTTCGGTGATGCGTTCATCGGCATCGCTGCAAGAGATCCCGCAGACCGTCAATGTCATCCCCGCGCAGGTCATTCGTGATCAGGCGCCGCGCAATCTCGACGATGCGCTGGCCAATGTCAGCGGCATCACCCAGGGCAACACCCTGGGCAGTACGCAGGACTCGGTGATGACCCGCGGTTTCGGTGACAATCGCAATGGCTCGATCATGCGCGACGGCATGCCGCTGGTGCAGGGCCGTGGCATGAACGCCACGGTCGATCGCGTTGAAGTGCTCAAGGGCCCGGCCTCATTGCTTTACGGGATTCAGGATCCGGGCGGCGTGGTCAATCTGGTCAGCAAGAAGCCGGAACTGACCCAGTACAACGCTCTGACCCTGCGTGGTTCGACCTACGGTGACGGCAAGAACGGCAGCGGCGGCGCCTTCGACAGTACCGGCGCGCTGGGCGACTCCGGCTTCGCCTATCGCATGATCGTCGATCATGAAGACGAAGATTACTGGCGCAACTTCGGCACCCACCGCGAGAGCCTGTTCGCGCCGTCGCTGGCCTGGTACGGCGAGCGCACCAAACTGTTGTTTGCTTACGAGCACCGCGAATTTCTCACGCCGTTCGACCGTGGCACGCTGATTGATCCGCGTACCAACCATCCACTGGATATCTCGCGCAAAGAGCGTCTCGACGAGCCGTTCAACGACATGGAAGGGCGCTCGGATCTGTACCATTTCGAAGCCGACCACGAACTCAACGACGACTGGAAAGCCCACTTTGGCTACAGCTGGAACCGCGAAACCTACGATGCCAGTCAGGTTCGTGTCACCGCGATAAATACCCGCAACGGCACACTGACGCGCAGCATGGACGGCACCCGGAATGCGATCAGCACCGACCGTTTCACCACCGCCAGCCTCGAAGGCAAAGTGAATGTACTGGGCATGCAGCATGATCTGGTGTTTGGCGTCGACGACGAGTACCGCAAAATCTATCGCGAGGATCTGATCCGGCAGAAAAGCCTGAGTACGTTCAGCTATCTCAATCCGGTGTATGGCCGCGAAGTAATGGGCACCACCGTGAGCGCCCCCGACAGCGCGCAGACCGATAAACTGCGCAGCGATTCGCTGTTCCTGCAGGACTCGATTCATCTCAATGAACAGTGGATTCTGGTCGCCGGCGGGCGGTTTCAGGAGTACGACCAGTACGCCGGCAAAGGCGTGCCGTTCAAGGCCAACACCGACAGCAACGGGCAGAAGTGGGTACCGCGCGCGGGCCTGGTCTATCGCTACACCGATGCCTTGTCGTTCTACGGCAGCTACACCGAATCGTTCAAACCCAACTCGACCATCGCCCCGCTGAGCGGCAGCAGCACTGTACTCGACGGCAGCATTGCGCCGGAAGAAGCCAAGTCGTGGGAGCTGGGTGCGCGACTGGATATGCCGGGCAGCATTACCGGCAACATCGCGTTGTTCGATATCAAGAAACGCAACGTGCTGGTGGCCAACTCCGAAGGCCCGACGACGATTTACAGCGCGGCAGGCGAGGTGCGTTCACGCGGTCTGGAAGTCGATGTCAGCGGGCAACTCAGCGAGCACTGGAACCTGATCGGCAGCTACGCCTACACCGATGCCGAAGTCACCGAAGACCCGGACTACAAAGGCAAGCGCCTGCAAAACGTAGCGAAGAATTCCGGCTCGCTGTCGGCGGTGTACGACTTCGGCAATGTGTTTGGCGGTGATCAATTGCGGGTCGGGGCGGGGGCGCGGTATGTCGGCGAGCGCGCAGGGAATGCGGTGAATGATTTCGATCTGCCGAGCTATACCGTGGCGGATGCGTTTGCCACTTACGACACCATGGTCGAGGGGCAGAGGGTCAAGTTTCAGTTGAACGTGAAGAACCTGTTTGACCGCACTTATTACACCTCGTCGGCGAGCCGCTTCTTTGTCTCGATAGGGGATTCGCGGCAGGTTTCGCTTTCCAGCACGCTGGAGTTTTGA
- a CDS encoding FecR family protein, producing MKPSNPITPTPAQEQAALAWLSLLHDRPSTGDQLTFSQWLRADPAHAEAYAQAQVIWELSESPARTLADEDAGALQGYLQAMDAPRRSPLLRWSGALAMAACLLLMVSLGTGWQAQRWLDDLRADHVSAPGEIRTVTLADQSQVTLDADSAIAVDFSHGQRRVQLIRGAAFFSVTHTGDPFVVAAEQGEARVLGTRFQVRRQPHGAQVTVLSGRVAVTAGERGEQQILTAGQQVAYADGTAEKLHTVDSDAQLAWRQGWLTYYKTTLADVVEDLRRYYPGRIVLLNDELAARKVSGSFPSKDPQAVLNSLQGVLGFEQHRVLGQLIILR from the coding sequence GTGAAGCCATCCAACCCGATCACACCGACCCCGGCTCAGGAGCAGGCCGCGCTGGCCTGGCTGAGCCTGCTGCATGACCGCCCGAGCACGGGCGATCAATTGACCTTCAGCCAGTGGCTGCGCGCCGATCCGGCCCATGCCGAGGCGTATGCGCAGGCGCAGGTGATCTGGGAGCTCAGCGAAAGCCCGGCGCGTACCCTGGCTGATGAAGATGCGGGCGCGCTGCAAGGTTATCTGCAGGCGATGGATGCCCCGCGTCGTTCGCCGTTGTTGCGTTGGTCTGGAGCGCTGGCGATGGCCGCGTGTCTGCTGCTGATGGTCAGCCTCGGCACGGGGTGGCAAGCGCAGCGCTGGCTCGACGATCTGCGCGCTGATCATGTCTCGGCGCCCGGCGAAATTCGCACGGTGACCTTGGCCGACCAGTCGCAAGTGACGCTGGATGCCGACAGCGCGATTGCCGTGGATTTCAGCCACGGTCAGCGCCGTGTGCAATTGATCAGAGGCGCCGCTTTCTTCAGCGTCACCCACACCGGCGATCCGTTTGTGGTGGCGGCGGAGCAGGGCGAGGCTCGAGTGCTGGGCACCCGGTTCCAAGTGCGTCGGCAACCTCACGGAGCGCAGGTCACGGTGTTGTCCGGGCGTGTCGCGGTGACGGCGGGTGAGCGTGGCGAACAGCAGATTCTCACGGCCGGCCAGCAAGTTGCCTACGCCGACGGCACGGCGGAAAAACTGCATACCGTCGACAGCGATGCACAACTGGCCTGGCGCCAGGGTTGGCTGACTTACTACAAGACCACGCTGGCTGATGTGGTGGAGGATTTGCGCCGCTATTACCCGGGGCGGATTGTGCTGCTCAACGATGAGCTGGCGGCGCGCAAGGTCAGCGGCAGCTTTCCGAGCAAGGATCCGCAGGCGGTGCTCAATTCGCTGCAGGGTGTGTTGGGGTTTGAGCAGCATCGGGTGTTGGGGCAGTTGATCATTCTGCGTTGA
- a CDS encoding AraC family transcriptional regulator: MAAIDTLQVFQALNRSPNARLVHSAELGDGLSAALWTNHHDAQEYEAPSHHTLSCYIAGGTGTFRRGHPGHKGGPDKLCILPADHESGWVINGDIRLAHLYFSAEQFALGCVTLLDREPREMQLREQTFLEDPQQAQRFRQLLNLNWQEPAERLLTSSLAHELISHTLLSQVGARQGLRLKGGLAPHQRRQLVEFIDNQLAEPISLGQLAGLCALSEYHFARMFRTSFGLPPHQYVLARRLSRARELLRGTVLPLGEIALASGFASASHFTNRFKQVLGGTPGEYRQALLR, from the coding sequence ATGGCCGCAATCGACACCCTGCAAGTCTTTCAAGCCCTCAACCGCTCGCCGAATGCACGTCTGGTGCACAGCGCCGAGCTCGGTGACGGCTTGTCAGCGGCCTTGTGGACCAACCACCACGACGCTCAGGAATACGAAGCACCGAGTCATCACACGCTGTCCTGCTACATCGCCGGCGGCACCGGCACATTCCGGCGCGGCCATCCGGGCCACAAGGGCGGGCCGGACAAGCTGTGCATCCTGCCGGCCGATCATGAATCGGGCTGGGTGATCAACGGTGATATTCGTCTGGCGCACCTGTATTTCAGCGCCGAACAATTCGCCCTCGGTTGCGTCACTTTGCTGGACCGCGAGCCGCGCGAGATGCAATTACGCGAACAGACTTTTCTCGAAGATCCGCAGCAGGCGCAGCGCTTTCGGCAGTTGCTGAACCTGAACTGGCAAGAGCCGGCCGAGCGCTTGCTGACCAGCAGCCTCGCCCACGAATTGATCAGCCACACCTTGCTCAGTCAGGTGGGTGCGCGACAGGGCTTGCGCTTGAAGGGCGGGCTGGCGCCGCATCAGCGCCGGCAATTGGTGGAGTTCATCGACAATCAGTTAGCCGAGCCGATCAGCCTCGGGCAACTGGCCGGGCTGTGTGCGTTGTCGGAATACCACTTCGCGCGGATGTTCCGCACCAGTTTCGGCCTGCCGCCGCATCAATACGTGCTGGCGCGCCGGCTGAGCCGCGCGCGGGAATTGTTGCGCGGGACGGTGTTGCCGCTGGGCGAAATTGCGCTGGCGAGCGGGTTTGCCAGTGCCAGTCATTTTACTAATCGGTTCAAGCAGGTTTTGGGCGGGACGCCGGGCGAGTATCGGCAGGCGTTATTGCGGTAA